A window of the Longimicrobiales bacterium genome harbors these coding sequences:
- a CDS encoding serine hydrolase: APLLLLGGCIAAAPADQAVEPAQGYEEVAAALEQLIRHEMADKDLPAVSIALVDDQEVVWAQGFGEARPDGTPATAATVHRVGSVSKLFTDIGIMQLVERGEVDLDAPVSQYIPDFQPDNRSGTPITLRHLMSHRSGLQREPAVGNYFEDTEPTLAATVQSLSGRPLVYAPGEKSKYSNAGIGVVGYVLETLGGEPFADYLHRSVLVPLGMGDAAFEITPHVEENLATSYMWTWDGRRYEAPGFQLGMAPAGSMYASVLDLGRFMSALFAGGRGSEGQVLQAETLETMWTPQYVPEGQRTGFGIGFAIGELDGHRRIGHGGAIYGFATDLAALPDERLGAAVVITLDITNAVAERISDAALRLMLAAKNGEPLPEIRLPDAIDPARASSLAGHYTSGGRILDLVVRGDELEVRQPAHFRLRAFGDTLVIDDRAAFGTRILPIDGNRLVLGSDTFTRAPEPRPAPAPAAWMGLIGEYGWDHNTLYIYENRGQLHALIEWFFPYALEQESENVFRFPPNGLYDNEQLIFTRDANGRATSVEAAGVVFERREVGTEAGVTFQITPLRPVEELRRDALAASPPEETGDFLETDLVELRSLDPSIRYDIRYATTNNFMNSVFYTEAKAFLQRPAAEALVRAHRSLREQGYGLYIHDAYRPWYVTRMFWDATPDEMRHFVADPSQGSRHNRGAAVDLTLYDLRTGQPVQTVGGYDEFSPRSYPDYPGGTSEQRWYRELLRSAMEAQGFDVYEFEWWHFDYGDWRRYRIGNQTFEEIGQ, translated from the coding sequence GTCGACGACCAGGAGGTCGTGTGGGCCCAGGGCTTCGGTGAAGCGCGACCGGACGGCACACCGGCGACGGCGGCAACGGTGCATCGCGTCGGCTCCGTTTCCAAGCTGTTCACCGACATCGGCATCATGCAGCTGGTCGAGCGTGGTGAGGTCGATCTCGACGCACCCGTGTCGCAGTACATCCCGGACTTCCAGCCGGACAACCGGAGCGGCACGCCGATCACGCTGCGCCACCTGATGTCGCACCGGTCGGGGCTGCAGCGCGAGCCGGCGGTGGGCAACTACTTCGAGGACACCGAGCCCACGCTCGCCGCCACCGTGCAGAGCCTGAGCGGGCGTCCGCTGGTGTATGCGCCGGGCGAGAAGTCGAAGTATTCGAACGCGGGCATCGGCGTCGTCGGCTACGTGCTGGAAACGCTCGGCGGCGAGCCCTTCGCGGACTACCTGCACCGCAGCGTGCTCGTACCGCTGGGGATGGGTGACGCGGCGTTCGAGATCACTCCGCACGTGGAGGAGAACCTGGCGACGTCGTACATGTGGACGTGGGACGGCCGCCGCTACGAGGCACCCGGCTTCCAGCTCGGCATGGCGCCGGCCGGCAGCATGTACGCGAGCGTGCTCGACCTAGGCCGCTTCATGAGTGCGCTGTTCGCCGGCGGCCGCGGCTCAGAGGGCCAGGTGCTGCAGGCGGAAACACTGGAAACGATGTGGACGCCGCAGTACGTGCCAGAGGGGCAGCGGACCGGCTTCGGCATCGGCTTCGCGATCGGTGAGCTGGACGGCCATCGCCGCATCGGCCATGGCGGCGCGATCTACGGCTTCGCTACCGATCTGGCGGCCCTGCCGGATGAGCGGCTCGGCGCGGCCGTCGTGATCACGCTCGACATCACCAACGCCGTGGCGGAGCGGATCAGTGACGCGGCGCTGCGGCTGATGCTGGCGGCGAAGAACGGCGAGCCGCTGCCGGAGATCCGGCTGCCGGACGCGATCGACCCGGCGCGCGCGAGTTCGCTGGCTGGGCACTACACCAGCGGGGGGCGGATCCTCGATCTCGTCGTACGCGGCGACGAGCTCGAGGTCCGCCAGCCCGCCCATTTCCGGCTGCGTGCGTTCGGTGACACGCTGGTCATCGACGACCGCGCCGCCTTCGGCACACGCATCCTGCCGATCGACGGCAACCGGCTCGTGCTCGGCAGCGACACGTTCACGCGCGCGCCTGAGCCTAGGCCTGCACCGGCGCCCGCAGCGTGGATGGGGCTGATCGGCGAGTACGGCTGGGACCACAACACGCTGTACATCTACGAGAACCGCGGCCAGCTGCACGCGCTGATCGAGTGGTTCTTCCCGTACGCGCTCGAGCAGGAGTCGGAGAACGTGTTCCGCTTCCCGCCGAACGGGCTGTACGACAACGAGCAGCTGATTTTCACGCGGGACGCGAACGGCAGGGCGACGAGCGTGGAGGCGGCCGGCGTCGTGTTCGAGCGGCGCGAGGTCGGGACGGAGGCCGGTGTCACGTTCCAGATCACGCCGCTGCGGCCGGTGGAGGAATTGCGCCGCGACGCGCTGGCGGCATCACCGCCGGAGGAGACCGGCGACTTCCTCGAGACGGACCTCGTCGAATTGCGCTCGCTGGATCCGTCGATCCGCTACGACATCCGCTACGCGACGACCAACAACTTCATGAATTCCGTCTTTTACACGGAGGCGAAAGCGTTCCTGCAGAGGCCGGCAGCGGAAGCGCTCGTGCGTGCGCACCGGTCCCTGCGCGAGCAGGGCTACGGGCTCTACATCCATGATGCCTACCGCCCGTGGTACGTGACCAGGATGTTCTGGGACGCGACGCCGGACGAGATGAGGCACTTCGTCGCCGATCCGTCGCAGGGCTCACGGCACAACCGCGGCGCCGCCGTCGATCTTACGCTGTATGATCTGCGGACCGGCCAGCCGGTGCAGACGGTCGGTGGCTACGACGAGTTCTCGCCGCGCTCGTACCCGGACTACCCGGGCGGCACGAGCGAGCAGCGCTGGTATCGCGAGCTGCTGCGCAGCGCCATGGAAGCACAGGGTTTCGACGTCTACGAGTTCGAGTGGTGGCATTTCGACTACGGCGACTGGCGGCGCTACCGGATCGGCAACCAGACCTTCGAAGAGATCGGGCAGTAG